A stretch of DNA from bacterium:
GAAAGTGTAGCCCCTGATGGGGATGTCTTGCTGGGCTGTGGCGTCAGGTGGGATCCGTGGGGGGCGCATGGGCTCCTGCGCAGCGCTGACGCAGGGGAGTCCTGGCAGGAGATCTCGGGCGACATGCCGCTCGCGGCGTACATCGGCGATGTGGCCATCGACCCTCTGAACTCACAGCATCTCTACGTTCGGCAGGGAGGCTACGGGGAGCCCGAGGACCCCGCGCTGGGCGTCTGGGAAACCATGGATGGTGGGCAGCACTGGGAGCAGATCCTCCAGGGCAACATCTTCGATCTCAGCCTGCCCCCCGACGATGCCGATGTGCTCGTAGCGGCGAGCGAAGACCCGGCAGTTCTCCTCACGCGAGACGGCGGGGACAGTTGGACGGACATCACCGGTTCCTTCCCCTGGTGGGAGGTGAGGTACACCGTCATCAGCCGCGCGGATGAGCGGATCTACATCGTTGCATACGCCGCCGATGGCCTTCTTGGTATGTGGGCCACCAACCTCGATCTCACAGGAGTGGATCAGGCGCCGCGCCCGGGGGCAACCCTGGCTGCGTACCCGAATCCCTTCAATCCGACGACGGCGCTCAAGTTCAGCCTGCGCGAGGAAGCCGCGGTGAGCGTGTTCGTCACGGATGTGCAGGGGCGGCGGGTGCGGAGCCTCGTGGTTCGGGAATCCAGGCCTGCCGGGGAGCAATCGCTCGCCTGGGACGGCCGCGACGATGCCGGCCGCGCGCTGCCGAGCGGCCTGTACGTCGCCCAGATCGAGGCCGCCGATGCGCGCGCGAGCTGCAAGCTGCTTCTGCTGAGATGATTCGGAGTGGCCGGTGTCTAGCCGGCTCTTGCCGCTGGCCCGTGTTGCGGGGTGCGTAGGACTCGATCTCAGGATAGCAGCCCGCTAGATGACCAGGCGCCCCCATGCGAGGGCGCCGGTTGGCAACAACAACTCAAGAGAGGTGTGGCGGCTCAGGAGACCGTTTCTGCAGCCGGCTTCGCCGAGCCGGTGGTAATATAGCGGTGCATGGACCGCGCCGCCAGTCGGCCGGCGCCCATCGCGAGGATCACCGTCGCGCCGCCCGTCACGATGTCGCCGCCGGCGAAGACGCCGGGCACGCTGGTCTCCATCGTCGTCTCGTCGACGACGATCGTGCCGCGCTTGCTCAAGCTGAGCTGCGGCTCGGCCTTGGTCATCAGCGGGTTGGGACTGCAACCGAGGGCGACGACCACGCTGTCGCAGGCCAGCTCGAACTCGCTCCCCGCGACGGGCACCGGCTTCGCGCGGCCGCTGGCATCCGGCTCGCCGAGCGCCATCTTCTGCACGCGCACGCCGCGCACCTTGCCCTTGTCGTCAGCGAGGATCTCCACCGGGTTGTGGAGCAGCATGAAGTCGATGCCCTCCTCCTCGGCGTGGTGGATCTCCTCGCCGCGCGCGGGCATCTCGGAGCGGCTGCGGCGGTAGAGCAGGGTCACCTTGTCGGGCTGCAGGCGCTTGGCCGTGCGTGCGGAGTCCATCGCCGTGTTGCCCGCGCCGACGACCACGATGTGCCGGCCGGCCTTGACCGGCGTGTCGTGGCGGGGGAAGTCGTAGGCGCCCATCAGGTTCACGCGGGTGAGGAACTCGTTGGCGCTGTAGACGCCGTTCAGGTTCTCGCCCGGGATGTTCAGGAACCAGGGCAGCCCCGCGCCCACGCCGACGAAGATGGCGTCGAAGCGCGCGCGCAGCTCGCTGAGGGGCTCGGGGGCGCCGGCCACGTAGTTGAGGTGGAGCTGCACGCCCATCTGCTTGAGCCCGTCGATCTCCTTGAGCAGGATCGCCTTCGGCAGGCGGAACTCGGGGATGCCGTAGAAGAGCACGCCGCCCGGCTTGTGCAAGGCCTCGAAGACGTGCACCTCGTGGCCGAGCTGGATGAGGTCGCTGGCCGCGGTCAGGCCCGCCGGTCCGCTGCCGATGATCGCCACCTTCTTGCCCGTGGGCGGCGCGGTCTCGGGCAGGGTCTCCAGATCGGGCTGGCTCATGTGCCAGTCGGCGACGAAGCGCTCCAGGCGCCCGATGCCGCCCGGCTCGCCCTTCTTGCCGAGCACGCAGTACATCTCGCACTGGTCTTCTTGAGGGCAGACGCGCCCGCAGATGGCCGGCAGGAAGTTGGTGGTCTTGATGCGCCGGTAGGCGGCCTCGAAGTCGCCGGCGGCGATGAAGCCGAGCGCGCCGGGGATGTCCACGTCCACCGGGCAGCCGCCCGTGCAGGGCTCTTTCTTGCACTGGAGGCAGCGCAGGGCCTCGTTGACCGCCTCTTCGGGGCTGTAGCCCAGGGGCACCTCGTTGAAGTTGAGGATGCGCTCGCTCGGGGCCTGCTCGCGCATCGGCGTCTTCTGCTTCTGCTTGTTGATGTTGCGCTTGGGCTTGTCGCCGTTCGACTTCTCGATGTCGCTCATCGTGCCCCCCCTAGCCTTGCCTGAGCAGGTTGCAGTCGTGTTCGCGGGCGCGCTCGTAGGCCGCCGTCTCGAGGTCCGTGTAGAAGGCGAGGCGGCTCATCAGCTCGTCGAAGTCCACCTGGTGGCCGTCGAACTCGGGGCCGTCCACGCAAGCGAAGCGGGTGACGCCGCCCACGGTCACCCGGCAGGCGCCGCACATGCCCGTGCCGTCGACCATGATCGGGTTCAGGCTCGCCTGGGTGGGCGTGCCGTACTTGGCGGTCGTCTTGCAGACGAACTTCATCATGATCACCGGGCCGATGGTGACGACCTCGTCCACCTTCTCGGTCTCGAGCAGCTCGGCCAGGGGCTCGGTGACCACGCCCTTCCTGCCGTAGCTGCCGTCGTCGGTGGTGACGATGAGCCGGTCGCTGAGCGCCCCGATCTCCTCCTCGAGGATCAGCAGCTCCTTGGTGCGGGCGCCGATGATGGTGATCACCCGGTTGCCCGCCTCCTTGAAGCCGCGCACCTGCGCCCAGACGACGGCGTTGCCCACGCCGCCGCCCACGCAGACCACGGTGCCGCGCCTTTCGATGTGCGTGGGCTTGCCCAGGGGGCCGACGAAGTCGAGCAGCGCATCGCCCGCCTCGAGGCGGTTGAGGTCGTAGGTCGTCTTGCCCAGTTCCTGGACGACGATCGTGACGCTGCCCCGCTCGGGGTGCGCCTGGGCGATGGTGAGCGGGATGCGCTCCCCGCTGTCCTGCACGCGCAGGATGATGAACTGGCCGGCCTTGGCTTTCTGGGCCACGGCGGGTGCCGCGATCTCGAAGAGCTCCGTATTGGGCGCCAGGGTCCGCTTGGCGAGAATCGTGTAGGGCATGCGCTCCCCCTGCTGGTGTCGCGTGGGCAGCCGCGGACGGGCGCCCACGCGGGCGTGCCGGCCGGGCCGAACCCGGGCAATGTAGGCAGGAGGTTGCCCTCAAAAAAGACCCAAAAGACCGGATTCTGCTGGGAATGCCCGGGGCTTGCCCGCTCAGTCGCGCTCGGGCGCCAGGGCGAGCAGCTCGTCGAGCAGCTCCTCCATGCTGGCACAGGCGGTCATCAGGCGGCGGCTGCGCAGCGAGTAGTAGACCTTCTGGCCATCCCGGCGGGCGGTGACGAGGTTCCGCCCGCGCATGAGGCCCAGGTTCTGGCTGACGGCGGCTTTGCGCAGACCGGTCAGCTCCACCAGCTCCCCGACGCTCTTCTCGCCCGTTTCCAGAATGTGCAAGAGCTGTACGCGCCGTGGGTTGCTCATGATCTTGCAGATCGCCGACTGCAGCTCGACAATCTTGGGGTCCTTCAGCATGCGCTGGGGTTGCATGGCCTGGCCTCGCCGCTGGGGTTGGCTGGAGTTTGTCTCATATCTCTGAAACCGTCAAGCGCCTCTTTCCAGAACTCTGCCGGCGGACGCGCGGACGTCGCGCAGGGCGAGCGCCAGGAAGACCAGCCCGAGTGCAATGAGCAGGCGCGGCGTGACCCGCTCGCCGAGCGCAACGACGCTCAGGGCGGCCGCCACCAGCGGCTGCAGGAAGATGAAGAGCGCCACCCGGCTCGCCTGCGTGCGCTTGACGGCCCACACGTTGAGCAGGTAGCTGGCCACCGTCGCGCCGAGCACGGTGAAGAGCATGGCGCCGACCAGCCCCGCGGTCAGGATCCGCGGATCGAGGGCCAGCACCTCGTCCAGGCCGTAGGCGCCCAGGCCCAGCGTGGCGAAGAAGAAGAGCACCGCCGTTGCCGCGAGCGTGTCTTCCTGGGTCATCACCTTGCGGGAGAGGGCGATGAAGAGCCCGTAGCTCGCGGCGTTCGCCAGGTTCAGGAGGTCGCCGCCGAGGGTGCTCGCGTCGAAACGCAGGCGATCGGCCTCGAGCAGGACGAGCACGCCCGCGAGCCCGAGCAGGAAGCTCGCGAGCTTGCGCCGCGTGAGCCGCTCCTGACCCATCGCCAGCGCGGCGAGCAGAGCGAAGGTCGGGATCTGCGTGTTCATCACGGCGGCGTGGCTCGCCGTGGTGCGCGCGAGCCCTTCGAGGAAGAGCGCCTGATTGAGGATGACCCCGAAGACCGAGCAGAGCGCCAGCCAGGCCAGCCGGCGCGGCGCCGGCAGGCGGCGCCTGAAGACGAGCGCCAGCGCGAGCAGCACGGCGAAGGCGCTCGCCGAGCGCAGGCAGGCCCAAGCGGCCGGGTCCATGGCGCTCACGATCAGCTTGGCGACGACGTAGTGCACGCCGAAGAGGAGCTGCACGGCGAGCAGCGCGAGGGTGACGGTCCAGGGATCGCGGAGCCGGGGCGCGGCAATCATGCCGCCAAGAAAGGGCCTTGCCGCCCGCGCGCAATGGCGCTATGCTCTGCCGCGTTCAGGGTCGGTGGTGACCCGCGGGCTCTCGCCCGAGGGTAGAATAGGGAAGCGCGGTGAGATGCCGCCACGGTCCCGCCACTGTGATCGGGAAGCCGCCACGGCGCCACTGGGAAACCGGGAAGGCGGCGGCTGCGAGGGCGAAAGCCCCCCGTAAGTCAGGAGACCTGCCCCGACCTGCGTTCCGACACTCTCGTGGAAAGGAGTGAGGGGCGTGCGCCTGCACGGTCTCCCCATCCATCATGCCGATCACGCGACGCCGCGCGCGCCGGGGGCCTGGCCTTCGCGCTAGCCTCTGCGCGCCCTTCCTGATCGCGGTCCTCGCCGGCGCCGGGCCCCTGCGCGCCGCAGGCGAGCCGCCGCCGTCGCCCGCGGCCTGGTCGCCGCTGGATACGATCTTCGCGCTACCTCCGGTCAGGGTCGAGGGCGACCCCGTGCGCCGGCGCCTGGTCGCCGAGCGCGAGACGCTGGCCCGCGCCGTCATCCTGCCCGCCGCGCATCCGCGCCGGCTCGCGGCGCCGGCGGCCCTGCTCGCCGAGCTGCCGGGGGTCGAATTGCGCAGCCTCGGCGGGCTGGGCAGCTTCAGCACGGCGAGCTTCCGCGGCTCGGGCGGCGAGGAGGTCGCGGTGCTGCTCGACGGCCTCGACCTGCGCAGCCCCTTCAGCGGCCTCGCCCTGCTGGACGAGCTGCCCCTGGTCGGCGTCGAGCGCCTGGAGGTCTATCGCGGCGGCGTGCCGGCCGAGCTCGGCGCGCTCGGCGCGGCAGGCGCGGTCAACCTCGTCACCGGGAGCGAGCGCGGGCTGCGCGCGACGCTCGGCACGGGCAGCTTCGGCACCCGGCGCGGCGGTCTCGCCCTCGCGCTCGGCGGTCCGGCCGGCGCGGAGTTCTTCCTCGCCGGAGGCGCGCTCGCGAGCGAGGCCGACTACCGCTACCTCGACCGCAACGGCACCGTCTTCAGCAACACGGCCGACGACACGCTCCGTCTGCGCGCCAACGCGGACCTCGCGGCCCGCGATCTGCTCGCGCGGCTCGCCTGGGCGCCGCGCGCCGGGCGCTGGGGCGGCCGCTGGAGGCTCGCCTACCGCTATCTCGCCCGCGAGAACGGCGTGCCCGGCACGGAGAGCCTGCCCACGCAGGCGACGCGCTCGGCGCGCAGCGGCCACGATGGCCGCCTCGCCTGGGAGAGCCCGCTCCTCGCGCGGCGCGTCCTGCTGGGCGCCGAGGCCACGGCGCGCCTGGGCTGGACGCGCTTCGTCAATCCGCTCGGCGAAACCGGGCCCTTCCTCGTCGCCGACGAGACGCGCGATCGCCTCGCCGCGCGCGGGGCGCTGGCGCGGGCGCAGCTCCTCCTCGGGCCGCTGCACCTCCTGCTGCGCGGCGAAGCGCGCGAGGAGCGCTTCCTGCCCGACAACCTGAACCCCGCCAAGCCCGAGAGCTTCGAGCGCGAGCGGAACGCGCGCCGCGGCGACGCCGAGGCGCGGCTCAGCCTCGCCGACGAGCGACTCCTCCTGCTCGCGGGCTACGGCAGGGAGCGACTCGCCGACAACTACTTCGGGCCGCCGCCCCTGCCCTGGCTGCCCGCGCTCCCCAAGCCCGAGCACCTGACCCGCGCGCGCAGCCGCCGGGCCGGCGCGAGCTGGCGCGCGCTGGCGCGCGGGGACGCGACGCTCAGCCTGCGCGCGAACGCCGGCGACCTCCATCGCGCGCCCAGCCTGCTCGAGCTCTTCGGGCAGGACGTCAGCGTGAGCGGCAACCCCGCGCTCCGGCCCGAGCAGGGCGCGCAGGCGGACGCCGGCCTTGCGCTCGCGCTGCGCCGCGGGGCTCTCGCGCTAGACGGCGAGTGCAGCTGGTTCCGCCGCGATCTCGCGGACGAGATCCTCATGCTGCGCAACAGCCAGTACTCCGTGCGCGCGGAGAACATCGGCGCCAGTCGAACGACGGGGCGCGAGACCTCGCTCGCCCTCGCCTGGCGCGCCCTGCGCGCGAGCCTCGCCGAGACGCGCCTCGCCGCGCGCGACCGCAGCGGCCTCGCCGCCTACGACGGCAAGCAGTTGCCCTACCGCAGCCCGCGGCGCCTGCACGCGCGCCTCGGCTGGGAGGGCGAACGCCTGGGTCTCTTCGCCGAGCGCGAGCGGCGCGCGGCGACCTTCTCGGATCGCTACAACGACTCCGACCGCCGCCTGCCCGCCGCGACGCTCTGGTCGGCGGGGATGAATCTGCGTCTCATTGGCAGCCTGACCCTTTCAATCGAGGGTCGCAATCTCGGCGACACGCGCGTCGAGGATCACCTGGGCTATCCCCTGCCCGGCCGCCACTGGCTGGCCGGTCTCACCTGGGCTCACGCCGCCACCACACGCTAGGAGCATCGATGCGCAACTCACTTCGCCTGCTCGCCGGTCTGCTCGCCTTCGCGGCGCCGGCCGCCGCCCAGCCCTTCGTGGGCGTCGTCTGCACGGA
This window harbors:
- a CDS encoding TonB-dependent receptor → MPITRRRARRGPGLRASLCAPFLIAVLAGAGPLRAAGEPPPSPAAWSPLDTIFALPPVRVEGDPVRRRLVAERETLARAVILPAAHPRRLAAPAALLAELPGVELRSLGGLGSFSTASFRGSGGEEVAVLLDGLDLRSPFSGLALLDELPLVGVERLEVYRGGVPAELGALGAAGAVNLVTGSERGLRATLGTGSFGTRRGGLALALGGPAGAEFFLAGGALASEADYRYLDRNGTVFSNTADDTLRLRANADLAARDLLARLAWAPRAGRWGGRWRLAYRYLARENGVPGTESLPTQATRSARSGHDGRLAWESPLLARRVLLGAEATARLGWTRFVNPLGETGPFLVADETRDRLAARGALARAQLLLGPLHLLLRGEAREERFLPDNLNPAKPESFERERNARRGDAEARLSLADERLLLLAGYGRERLADNYFGPPPLPWLPALPKPEHLTRARSRRAGASWRALARGDATLSLRANAGDLHRAPSLLELFGQDVSVSGNPALRPEQGAQADAGLALALRRGALALDGECSWFRRDLADEILMLRNSQYSVRAENIGASRTTGRETSLALAWRALRASLAETRLAARDRSGLAAYDGKQLPYRSPRRLHARLGWEGERLGLFAERERRAATFSDRYNDSDRRLPAATLWSAGMNLRLIGSLTLSIEGRNLGDTRVEDHLGYPLPGRHWLAGLTWAHAATTR
- a CDS encoding T9SS type A sorting domain-containing protein, which encodes MPLAAYIGDVAIDPLNSQHLYVRQGGYGEPEDPALGVWETMDGGQHWEQILQGNIFDLSLPPDDADVLVAASEDPAVLLTRDGGDSWTDITGSFPWWEVRYTVISRADERIYIVAYAADGLLGMWATNLDLTGVDQAPRPGATLAAYPNPFNPTTALKFSLREEAAVSVFVTDVQGRRVRSLVVRESRPAGEQSLAWDGRDDAGRALPSGLYVAQIEAADARASCKLLLLR
- a CDS encoding sulfide/dihydroorotate dehydrogenase-like FAD/NAD-binding protein, which translates into the protein MPYTILAKRTLAPNTELFEIAAPAVAQKAKAGQFIILRVQDSGERIPLTIAQAHPERGSVTIVVQELGKTTYDLNRLEAGDALLDFVGPLGKPTHIERRGTVVCVGGGVGNAVVWAQVRGFKEAGNRVITIIGARTKELLILEEEIGALSDRLIVTTDDGSYGRKGVVTEPLAELLETEKVDEVVTIGPVIMMKFVCKTTAKYGTPTQASLNPIMVDGTGMCGACRVTVGGVTRFACVDGPEFDGHQVDFDELMSRLAFYTDLETAAYERAREHDCNLLRQG
- the gltA gene encoding NADPH-dependent glutamate synthase: MSDIEKSNGDKPKRNINKQKQKTPMREQAPSERILNFNEVPLGYSPEEAVNEALRCLQCKKEPCTGGCPVDVDIPGALGFIAAGDFEAAYRRIKTTNFLPAICGRVCPQEDQCEMYCVLGKKGEPGGIGRLERFVADWHMSQPDLETLPETAPPTGKKVAIIGSGPAGLTAASDLIQLGHEVHVFEALHKPGGVLFYGIPEFRLPKAILLKEIDGLKQMGVQLHLNYVAGAPEPLSELRARFDAIFVGVGAGLPWFLNIPGENLNGVYSANEFLTRVNLMGAYDFPRHDTPVKAGRHIVVVGAGNTAMDSARTAKRLQPDKVTLLYRRSRSEMPARGEEIHHAEEEGIDFMLLHNPVEILADDKGKVRGVRVQKMALGEPDASGRAKPVPVAGSEFELACDSVVVALGCSPNPLMTKAEPQLSLSKRGTIVVDETTMETSVPGVFAGGDIVTGGATVILAMGAGRLAARSMHRYITTGSAKPAAETVS
- a CDS encoding winged helix-turn-helix transcriptional regulator encodes the protein MQPQRMLKDPKIVELQSAICKIMSNPRRVQLLHILETGEKSVGELVELTGLRKAAVSQNLGLMRGRNLVTARRDGQKVYYSLRSRRLMTACASMEELLDELLALAPERD
- a CDS encoding DMT family transporter; translation: MIAAPRLRDPWTVTLALLAVQLLFGVHYVVAKLIVSAMDPAAWACLRSASAFAVLLALALVFRRRLPAPRRLAWLALCSVFGVILNQALFLEGLARTTASHAAVMNTQIPTFALLAALAMGQERLTRRKLASFLLGLAGVLVLLEADRLRFDASTLGGDLLNLANAASYGLFIALSRKVMTQEDTLAATAVLFFFATLGLGAYGLDEVLALDPRILTAGLVGAMLFTVLGATVASYLLNVWAVKRTQASRVALFIFLQPLVAAALSVVALGERVTPRLLIALGLVFLALALRDVRASAGRVLERGA